One stretch of Passer domesticus isolate bPasDom1 chromosome 2, bPasDom1.hap1, whole genome shotgun sequence DNA includes these proteins:
- the LOC135291462 gene encoding titin-like produces MDRQLSRWEGDSDEELSHWEKVIVRERYQQQVLRCQEIFHRGARRSQMLYLCQEEHVSSQELCQWRRDIRSKMWDRALRPGSEEEPQPCRQSPTEAEPTAAAPARAAEKEELPEILIPEEDENINEEILIQGLTDIYKLLEKLEEEYALQQQLSVEEQTQPSSASAIGMEVAAEAAPALPCTSPVPGSPTEAKPAAAAPAAAHEKEELPKPLTPEEVKAAASSVFSEELPSPGTQSSSSVPSDTLTSSQASLCQDQDNTEEILIQGLTEMYQLMEKLEEEYALQQQMAVEESQPSSPSPVGAAVPAETAPALPCPSPSPQSPTDQIIYRETLSQVLQEMQALKQQVAALQQSLDVRESAVAARREERSVPAPQSIPPAPQRPTEQDTNREVLSQVLHELQALKQQQNEVHALQQQLADKMESLETAKREESSVPAPHSPPSPWPAQLGVHAPREQLEEAAVGSAAQAEVERMDDSDEEMKWWQFLDDLEPFLVREPELSRVSVTGHTMRFSLAEGIPELVPCEAPVEHPAQEPCSQGPVPAPQSPPSPQPVQLRAQAPRQQQQEGPASASVWAVQESEEGSLAGEDKEGVYAIETEPSQWEKKEGPEQEVSEEELSDWEESTEEDVSQGEECPEQEVSQEEFSDWEERTEEDVSRGEVASHHEDCAWEEYFPEQELSQGEVSSSRDLSDWEENTGQGLIGGEIISCAEHSAREEYIGQDLSQREACVAQDITRENGSRLSGCSSAEDNSCEELVQENCEDESDHGIRTKPSFFPEEEERDDMSILELHPEDQELNWRIFAADGLRVPITHEAWVEEQEPQLHSPGPLCASVMPLKGQIPVGHGASLPFKKPEEGRESWVPAPHSPWPGQLGAQSCHGQLAPFRKRPSRFRRALRALQGLFLCPCLRPRPEE; encoded by the exons ATGGACCGCCAGCTTTCCCGGTGGGAAGGTGACAGTGACGAGGAGCTTTCCCACTGGGAAAAGGTGATAGTAAGAGAGAGGTACcaacagcaagtgctgagaTGCCAAGAAATTTTCCATCgaggagccaggaggagccAAATGCTGTACCTATGCCAG GAGGAGCATGTGAGcagtcaggagctgtgccaaTGGAGAAGGGACATCCGCTCCAAGATGTGGGACAGAGCCTTGCGACCAGGGAGTGAggaggagccccagccctgtcgCCAG AGTCCCACAGAGGCTGAGCCgacagctgctgccccagccagggctgctgagaAGGAAGAGCTGCCTGAGATTCTCATTCCTGAGGAG GATGAGAACATCAATGAGGAGATCCTGATCCAGGGACTGACGGACATCTACAAACTGttggagaagctggaggaagagtaTGCCCTCCAACAACAGCTGAGTGTAGAAGAAcaaacacagcccagctctgccagcgcCATAGGCatggaggtggcagcagaggcagcacctgccctgccctgcacctcCCCTGTCCCGGGCAGTCCCACAGAGGccaagccagcagctgctgccccagctgcagctcatgaGAAGGAAGAGCTGCCCAAGCCTCTCACTCCTGAGGAGGTAAAGGCAGCAGCTTCTTCTGTCTTCAGTGAAGAACTGCCATCGCCAGGGACACAGAGCTCATCCAGTGTCCCCTCCGACACCCTGACCAGCAGCCAGGCTTCACTATGCCAGGATCAGGACAACACCGAGGAGATCCTGATCCAGGGACTGACTGAAATGTACCAGCTGatggagaagctggaggaagagtaTGCCCTTCAACAACAGATGGCTGTAGAAGAatcacagcccagctctcccagccccgtgggtgcagcagtgccagcagagacagcgcctgccctgccctgcccctctccttccccacaGAGTCCCACAGACCAGATCATCTACAGGGAGACCCTGAGccaggtgctgcaggaaatgcagGCACTGAAGCAGCAGGTGGCAGCCCTTCAACAGAGCTTGGATGTAAGAGAGTCAGCAGTGGCAGCTAGAAGGGAagagagatcagtgcctgccccgcagagcatccctcctgccccacagagGCCCACCGAGCAAGACACCAACAGGGAGGTCCTGAGCCAGGTGCTGCACGAGCTCCAGgcactgaagcagcagcagaacgaAGTCCATGCCCTTCAACAGCAGTTAGCAGACAAAATGGAATCACTTGAGACAGCCAAAAGGGAAGAgagctcagtgcctgccccgcacagcccccccagcccctggcctgcCCAGCTGGGAGTCCACgcccccagggagcagctggaggaggcagcagtggggtcagcagcacaggcagaggtgGAGAGGATGGATGATTCAGATGAAGAAATGAAATGGTGGCAGTTCTTGGATGATCTGGAGCCTTTCCTGGTGAGAGAACCAGAGCTGTCCCGGGTGTCTGTCACAGGACACACTATGAGATTTTCTTTGGCAGAAGGGATCCCGGAGCTTGTCCCTTGTGAGGCTCCTGTTGAGCACCCGGCACAGGAGCCGTGCAGCCAAGGGCCAGTgcctgccccacagagcccccccagcccccagcctgtCCAGCTGAGAGCCCAGGCccccagacagcagcagcaggaggggccaGCATCAGCATCCGTGTGGGCAGTGCAAGAGAGCGAGGAAGGGAGCTTGGCTGGGGAGGACAAAGAGGGGGTATATGCCATCGAGACAGAGCCTTCccagtgggaaaaaaaggaaggccCTGAGCAGGAGGTGTCCGAGGAAGAGCTCTCTGACTGGGAAGAGAGCACAGAGGAAGATGTGTCCCAGGGAGAAGAGTGCCCTGAGcaggaggtgtcccaggaagaGTTTTCTGACTGGGAAGAGCGCACAGAGGAGGATGTGTCCCGGGGAGAAGTAGCAAGTCACCATGAAGACTGTGCCTGGGAGGAGTACTTCCCTGAGCAAGAACTGTCCCAGGGGGAAGTCAGCAGCTCCCGAGACCTCTCCGACTGGGAAGAAAACACTGGGCAAGGGCTGATTGGAGGAGAGATCATCAGCTGTGCCGAACATTCTGCCAGGGAAGAATACATTGGGCAAGACCTCTCCCAAAGGGAAGCCTGCGTTGCCCAAGACATAACGAGAGAGAATGGCAGCAGACTCTCAGGATGCTCCAGTGCAGAAGATAATAGCTGTGAGGAGCTTGTGCAGGAGAACTGTGAAGATGAGAGTGACCATGGCATCAGGACTAAGCCCTCCTTCTTCccagaggaagaagagagggaTGACATGAGCATCCTAGAGCTGCATCCAGAAGACCAAGAACTAAACTGGAGAATTTTTGCAGCAGACGGGCTCCGAGTACCCATCACTCATGAGGCCTGGGTTGAGGAGCAGGAaccacagctgcacagcccagggcccctCTGTGCCTCGGTCATGCCCCTGAAAGGCCAAATCCCTGTGGGACATGGAGCTTCTCTTCCTTTCAAGAAGCCAGAGGAAGGGAGAGAGAGCTGGGTGcctgccccacacagcccctggcctgGCCAGCTGGGAGCCCAGtcctgccatgggcagctgGCTCCCTTTAGGAAACGTCCGTCCCgcttcaggcgggcgctgcgggcgctgcaggggctgttcctctgtccctgcctgaggccacGGCCAGAGGAGTAA